CACAAAATCACTCGATACAGAGTCGTTCTCATTTTAAGTAGGTAGTACATGATTAAAACCGTAAACCTCCACCAAAGAGTACCCGTTTTTGATGGGCACTTAGATATTCTTAAAGGTATAAACCTGGAAATCGCATCGGGCCAATCGGTAGCCATAATAGGCGCCTCTGGCTCCGGCAAGTCCACTCTGCTGGGTATGCTCGCAGGTTTAGATGTTCCCTCGGAAGGGCAAGTGTATTTAGACAATACCGAAATCACCAGCCTTGATGAAGAAGCCCGAGCACTGGTTCGCGCTCGGCTGGTTTCGTTTGTCTTCCAAAACTTCCAATTGTTGGGCAGCCTTACCGCCCTGGAAAATGTGATGCTGCCGCTGGAAGTAGCCAACCGCGCCAATATCGAACGACAAGCCAAGGATTATCTTGCACGGGTTGGGTTGTCTGAACGTGAACGTCACTACCCCAGGCAACTTTCTGGGGGTGAGCAACAGCGGGTTGCGCTGGCTCGCGCCTTTGCTTCAGAAGCACCCATTTTATTTGCCGATGAACCCACCGGAAACTTGGATTCAGACACCGGCCACACCATTGCAGACCTGCTGTTCGACATGAACCGTGAAGCCGGTACAACGCTAATTTTGGTAACCCACGATCAAACGCTCGCCACGCGCTGCGAACAACAATTCCGTATGGATGCCGGACGGCTCGACACTCAAGCTGTAAACCCCGCTGGAGCTCACGAATAATGAAATCCACCCTGCTGCTTCTGTGGCGAGACCTGCGTAGTGGAGAGCTGAGCATTTTGGTATTTTCACTACTGCTAGCCACCGCAACCGTTACGAGTATTAGTTTATTCACCAGCCGAATTCAAAATTCTATTCTCGACGAAGCAACTCAATTTCTCGCCGCCGATGTGCAAATTCGCAGTACCGTGCCACAACACAATCACTGGGAAGAACTAGCCGCCACGCACAATTTGCGCACAGCCAAGCTAATTTCGTTTCGAGCAATGGCTTTTACCGAGCAAGGTATGCAATTGGTGGCCGTTAAAGCCGCGACTGAAGAGTACCCCTTAAAAGGCGCCGTTACCCTTGCGAAACAACCCTTTGGCAAGGGCGAAAAGCATCAGCGTGGCCCAGCACAAGGCGAAGTGTGGCTTGCTTCACGCCTGTTTGCCGCTTTGCATATTTCCCCTGGCGACACAATCAGTATTGGCGACAAAGCGTTTATCGCTTCGCGTGCCTTGATCAAGGAGCCCGATAGCCCGCAATCATTTTTTGGTGTTGCCCCTCGGGCAATCATTAATCTTGCCGATGTAGAAGCCACTGGTGCGGTGCAAACGGGTAGCCGAGTGAACTATTCGTTACTGCTCGCCGGTACTAGCGAGCATATACAAGCGTTCAAAGATGTGGTGGAACCGCAACTGGGGCACCACAATCGCTGGGTGGGCGTTAAACAGGGTAATCGCAATATCGGTGATGCACTAGAACGCGCCGAAAAGTTTTTGCTACTCGCCGGTAGCCTAAGTGTTTTGTTAAGCGGCGTGGCCATAGCACTTGCGGCCCGTCGCTATGCCATTCGCCAATCTACATCCGTTGCTTTGTTAAAAACATTTGGCCAAACGCCTAGCGCAATTTCACGCCGCTATATTTCTATTCTGCTCATTTTAGGCATTAGCAGTGTGTTCCTGGGCAGTATTACAGGCTGGTTATTGCATAATTTAATTCTGCAAATATTAGGCTCACTCTTACCTCGGGAGCTTTCTCAGGCCTCTACCGATGCTTTTGCTACGGGTGCAATCTCAGGGTTTGTTACCCTTTTTGCCTTTGCGGCCCCGCCTCTACTCTCGCTGCGTAATGTTCCCCCCGCCGCCGTGCTGCGACAAGGTGCTGCAAACGGTATTATTAGCCCTCGTATTGCTGCCGCCATTGGGTTTGTCTGTGTTGTTGCACTTATTTTTGGCTACAGCGAGAGCGTTCTCATTACCGCCGTATTAGCCGCGGGCGGTATCGTTACTCTTGCCGGAGGCGGCGTACTGGCGTGGGGAATTCTCGCTCTGGGTAAATTGGTCAGTAACAAGCTTGGCAACGCCTGGCGGCTTGGCTTATCCAATTTGAAACGCCACCAGGGCTTTAACGCGGTCCAAATTGTTATTTTCTCTACGTTAATAATGCTGCTGCTAATTTTGATCGACACGCGTACTAGCTTAATCGGTACTTGGCAAAAACAATTACCGGAAAATACACCCAACCACTTTTTGTTTAACATTTTTAACGAAGAAAAGCCGAAAGTAGAAGCGCTTCTCGCCGAGTCTAACTTTGTCCACAGCCCGTTTTACCCCATGATGCGCGGCCGACTTATCATGGTAAACGCAGAGTCCGTTAAGCCTCGCGTAGAAGCCACCAGCTCGCAAATGAACTACCAAAGAGAGCTAAATCTTACTTGGGCCACGGCTCTAGGCAAAGACAATAGCCTAGTAAAAGGTGACTGGCATGGAGATGACGAGAGTCTATTAACCGTGTCGGCCGAGGCAGAGTACGCCAACGGTATTCAACTGGCTGTTGGCGACACACTAACCTTTAGTGTTGCCGGTCAGGAAGTTACCGCAATACTGGGTAGTATCCGTTCAGTGCAGTGGGATTCCATGAACCCCAATTTTTTTATGATTTTTAATCAGCCTCTACTCGACAACACCGCCACAAACTGGTTAACCAGTGTTTATCTCCCCGCAGGCCAAAAAACCTTTCTTAACCAATTGGCGAGAGATTTTCCAACCACGTCTATCATTGAGCTCGACCAGATGATTACGCAGATGCAGAGTATTATCCACCAAGTATCTCTGGCGGTGGAATTTATTCTTGTGCTGGTGCTCGCCGCAGGCATACTGGTGTTAATTACCAGTATTCAAGCAACACTGGACATTCGCTTTCAGGAAAGCGCAATTTTAAGAACCCTTGGCGCCAGAAGGCGATTTGTAAACCAAGTACTTATTATTGAATTTTGTAGCCTTGGCTGTATGGCGGGTTTGCTGGGCACCCTTGGTGCACAAATTTCACTCTATTTTATACAAACACAGGTGTTTAAACTGGACTTTACCGCCAACCCATTGATAATACTCAGCGGCCCTGCTGGCGGCGCCATCCTCATTGGTTTAATCGGCTGGCTGTCGGCCAGAAAAGTTACCCTAAGACCACCACTCACAATTTTACGCGCGCTAGAATGACAGAACAGTTAACAGGGAACACCTTAAAAACCAAGCTTAACTTGGAAACGGCGACCATTGCTTGGCGAGACCTGCAACGTTTTTTTGCCGCCGGTAACGCAATAATGGTCGCCCCAGAGCTGGATCTCATCAACGTCGCCATGGCGATAAGTGAAGACAAAGCCACAGAGTTAAAAACCTGGCTCGACGAAGCTAAAGTGCAACCGGTTCCCGACCCACAGGCTCTGCAATGGTATGAAAACGATACCCCTGTTTGGGCCGTGGTTATATCACCCTGGGTATTAGTGCAGGTAAAGTAGCTTGCCTTACCTTATCTGGGCGTAGCGCTTTGCTACATGTCAATCAAGGTGTAAATCCGAAACACCAACGCTACCGAAGCGGCTACAATAGTGTTACCCAAAAGGTATTAAGGTAAACATCTCCGTTGAACAACAACATCGAGGTGGTCCCTCCCCCCCAACCCACTACCCCCAAGACTCGTAAGGAGACAGTATGGCCTCCGCCAATATACGTAGTTTGGCAGCTACGGTTTTACTCTTTGCAGCTATCCTATTCGTTGAACTCTTTGGTATCCCAGGTGCGAATTTAACCCATGCGCAAGAAATTACAGCAGCCATTCTCATTGTTGCCGCTGTATTATGGGTTTCAGAATGGGTTTCCCTGTTTGTCGTTAGCTTTCTTATTCTTGCGCTGGAAATTGTCTGGCTTTTACCGGCGTTTAACGAACTCAGTACAACGCCGATAAAAACTAACGTATTCTTTAGCCCGTTTTTTTCCAATATTATTTTGCTTTTCCTTGGTGGTTTTGTACTCTCAAGCCTGATGCAAAAATACGGGTTGGATATTCGTTTCGCACAAATGATTTTACGGCGTACCAAAGGTCTGCCCTCTATGACCTTGCTGGGCATTATTATTGCGTGTTCTTTTTTGTCGATGTGGATCAGTAATACCGCGACAACAGCCATGATGCTGACAATGGTATTCCCTCTAATCAAAAAGATTCCCGACGAAAATCCCTTTCGTAAAGCCTTAGTTCTGTGTATACCTTTTGCCTGTAATTTAGGCGGTATAGGCACACCCATAGGCACGCCACCCAATGCCATTGCCCTCACCTACCTCACGCAACATGGCTATACCGTAACTTTTGCCAAGTGGATGGCGCTTACCATGCCGTTCATGATTGTATTTCTACTGATACTCTGGCAAATGTTGGTGCGTTTATTCCCCGCCGGTGACTTGCGCTTAGAAGTGCCAGAAAGGCACACCGGTAAATTTGGCGTTAAACACTGGGCGGCGGTTGCCGTTTTCACCATTACCGCCCTTGGCTGGTTTTTCGCCAGTAAACTCGGCCTAGCAACGGGCACCGTGGGGCTATTCCCCGTTATTGTTTGCTTCTGGTTCGGACTTTTAAGCACCAAGGATTTCCGTGATTTACCCTGGGATGTGCTCTACATGGTATCCGGTGGCTTGGCTTTGGGCGTTGCGCTCAATGTAACCGGGCTGGGGGAAGTTTTAATTAGCGCTTTACCCCTCAATGGCTCGCCATTCATTCTGCTACTCATTACCGCCGCCGTTGCCGGCTTGATGTCTACGGTTATGAGTAATACGGCTACTGCTGGCTTGGTTATCCCCCTGGTAATGAACCTGCCCTTCGAAAATGAATTTATCCTTGCCCTTGTGGTAGCTCTGGCGCTAATGTGTTCCATGGCTATGGCACTGCCCGTCAGCACACCGCCGAATGCAATTGCTTTTAGTTCTCGTGCAATTAAAAGTAAAGATATGATTCTAACCGGCGGATTAATTACTATTGCTGGCTATATATGTGTCGCCTTCATTGGCCCTCCCTATTGGGAATTCATAATATCTATAATGGGCGTATAACAATAAAACTAGCGTGTTGGCTCCATAAGCTTTGTGCTTATTTGAGCCAACTGACGATTCCTCGGGGGATTCATTATGGGAGAAATAATGGAAGTTAAAATTCAAAAATGCCAAAATTGTCAGTCCAGAAATTTACGCAATGTTCTCGTTCGCGACGAACTACAAAAAGTTTTTGTGCAGTGTAGAGACTGCGGTGGGCTGGTTGCTCGCTACCTGCTAAGTAAAGGCGGCTATTTTCACGCAGGGCGTGGCTTTGAAAGCTTTCTTCGCTCACTGGAGCGTGATGGCGATATGATGAGTGGCCGCAACATAAATACGAATTTCGAAGATCTAGAGAATCAGATCGACGAGGAGTATAAAGAGCTGACCAACATGATGACCGATATTTACGGCGAAAAACTTCCCTAACCACCGGGCCCCCGGGTTTTGGAGTGCTGGTATGCAAGACGTTGATATTACCGTCATCGGTGGCGGCATAAATGGCGTAAGTGTTGCCGCAGAAGCGGCAAGCCGTGGTTTAAAAACCCTATTGGTTCACACCGGCGACATCGCTTCCAGTGCTTCTGCAGCTCCAGCCACCCTCGCCGGTACACACCTGCAACATCTGTCCGCGCTCGATTACTTTCAATTAAATAGCATGCTCGATGAACTACAGCGCCTAAGAACGCAGGCGCCTCATTTAATTGAGCTACTACCGGTTACCAACATAGCGGGCGAAGCCATAAAGGAAAAAGGTCATAGCCTCGTCGAAAAGTATTTTCAAGGTTTAAGAGATAAGGCTTTTGCCAGTGTTTGCGGTGACAAGCTATCCCCCGCCCCCCAAAGCTTGGCCGCACGCATTAAACCTTCGAGACTCATCCTCGCAAAAGCGCAACAGGCACAAAAATACGGCGCCGAAATACTCACCTACCACAAGGTAATAAACGCCCTACGCAACGAGAATAGCTGGCAACTCGAACTCGAATCGCAACAAGAAAAATCAGAACCCCATAAAACCCTCACCAGTAAGCTCATAATTAATTGCAGCGGCTACTGGGCCAACGAACTATTAGAAGAAGTACTCAAAGTAAAAACACGCTGCCACGCGACCAAAGAGCATCGCACACAATTTTTTTTCAAAAACCCCCTACCAACGGCCAACAACCTTTACCCGCAAAATTTTGTACTGAAGCTTCAGGGCGAAAGCCGCCATGCCTATTATGTCTATGCCATCGACGACCAAGTGCTCGCATTTGGGCCGCGAAAATGCGACCAGCAAGGTTACGAAGAATGCATAGACCTGATGCAGGATTTTATCGATACCTGGAATAACAACGCACTTAAAAATGGATTGGAAACTCGACTAACACGCGATC
The Teredinibacter franksiae DNA segment above includes these coding regions:
- a CDS encoding ABC transporter ATP-binding protein; translation: MIKTVNLHQRVPVFDGHLDILKGINLEIASGQSVAIIGASGSGKSTLLGMLAGLDVPSEGQVYLDNTEITSLDEEARALVRARLVSFVFQNFQLLGSLTALENVMLPLEVANRANIERQAKDYLARVGLSERERHYPRQLSGGEQQRVALARAFASEAPILFADEPTGNLDSDTGHTIADLLFDMNREAGTTLILVTHDQTLATRCEQQFRMDAGRLDTQAVNPAGAHE
- a CDS encoding ABC transporter permease; this encodes MKSTLLLLWRDLRSGELSILVFSLLLATATVTSISLFTSRIQNSILDEATQFLAADVQIRSTVPQHNHWEELAATHNLRTAKLISFRAMAFTEQGMQLVAVKAATEEYPLKGAVTLAKQPFGKGEKHQRGPAQGEVWLASRLFAALHISPGDTISIGDKAFIASRALIKEPDSPQSFFGVAPRAIINLADVEATGAVQTGSRVNYSLLLAGTSEHIQAFKDVVEPQLGHHNRWVGVKQGNRNIGDALERAEKFLLLAGSLSVLLSGVAIALAARRYAIRQSTSVALLKTFGQTPSAISRRYISILLILGISSVFLGSITGWLLHNLILQILGSLLPRELSQASTDAFATGAISGFVTLFAFAAPPLLSLRNVPPAAVLRQGAANGIISPRIAAAIGFVCVVALIFGYSESVLITAVLAAGGIVTLAGGGVLAWGILALGKLVSNKLGNAWRLGLSNLKRHQGFNAVQIVIFSTLIMLLLILIDTRTSLIGTWQKQLPENTPNHFLFNIFNEEKPKVEALLAESNFVHSPFYPMMRGRLIMVNAESVKPRVEATSSQMNYQRELNLTWATALGKDNSLVKGDWHGDDESLLTVSAEAEYANGIQLAVGDTLTFSVAGQEVTAILGSIRSVQWDSMNPNFFMIFNQPLLDNTATNWLTSVYLPAGQKTFLNQLARDFPTTSIIELDQMITQMQSIIHQVSLAVEFILVLVLAAGILVLITSIQATLDIRFQESAILRTLGARRRFVNQVLIIEFCSLGCMAGLLGTLGAQISLYFIQTQVFKLDFTANPLIILSGPAGGAILIGLIGWLSARKVTLRPPLTILRALE
- a CDS encoding DUF2288 domain-containing protein; its protein translation is MTEQLTGNTLKTKLNLETATIAWRDLQRFFAAGNAIMVAPELDLINVAMAISEDKATELKTWLDEAKVQPVPDPQALQWYENDTPVWAVVISPWVLVQVK
- a CDS encoding SLC13 family permease gives rise to the protein MASANIRSLAATVLLFAAILFVELFGIPGANLTHAQEITAAILIVAAVLWVSEWVSLFVVSFLILALEIVWLLPAFNELSTTPIKTNVFFSPFFSNIILLFLGGFVLSSLMQKYGLDIRFAQMILRRTKGLPSMTLLGIIIACSFLSMWISNTATTAMMLTMVFPLIKKIPDENPFRKALVLCIPFACNLGGIGTPIGTPPNAIALTYLTQHGYTVTFAKWMALTMPFMIVFLLILWQMLVRLFPAGDLRLEVPERHTGKFGVKHWAAVAVFTITALGWFFASKLGLATGTVGLFPVIVCFWFGLLSTKDFRDLPWDVLYMVSGGLALGVALNVTGLGEVLISALPLNGSPFILLLITAAVAGLMSTVMSNTATAGLVIPLVMNLPFENEFILALVVALALMCSMAMALPVSTPPNAIAFSSRAIKSKDMILTGGLITIAGYICVAFIGPPYWEFIISIMGV
- a CDS encoding FAD-dependent oxidoreductase; this translates as MQDVDITVIGGGINGVSVAAEAASRGLKTLLVHTGDIASSASAAPATLAGTHLQHLSALDYFQLNSMLDELQRLRTQAPHLIELLPVTNIAGEAIKEKGHSLVEKYFQGLRDKAFASVCGDKLSPAPQSLAARIKPSRLILAKAQQAQKYGAEILTYHKVINALRNENSWQLELESQQEKSEPHKTLTSKLIINCSGYWANELLEEVLKVKTRCHATKEHRTQFFFKNPLPTANNLYPQNFVLKLQGESRHAYYVYAIDDQVLAFGPRKCDQQGYEECIDLMQDFIDTWNNNALKNGLETRLTRDHFIHKRKAKLALIADPCSTNDSPMTAPLLDLDNPGKKGVLLNIFGVDPALHRKVAQQALDVLQPFTKKRRHARFTDEILPGGDITQASLAEFIEALCDEFSQLPRALLHRLAHNYGNLTYVVLGHCKSVNLLGKHFGHHLYEREVRYLMDMEWAINADDIVWRRTLLGIEFNPAEIEALNAWMQANQSV